The window ACTTGACATTTATGGTACAAAATAGGTATGAATAATTAATTACAAGTCATCGGTTGGATATATTACCTGTCTCCGAGAAACTTGAATAGTTGCTTCTTTGGGGAAACATTCTTGGTGTTGGTTTTGTTCTTAAGAGCATCTCCAAGTTTTTCAGTCACCACCCATTCATTAACCCTCTTCGCCTCGAGCAAACCGATGAACGTAGCCTTTGTGCGGTGGAACGACATCACGTTCTCGAATAGAACCCAGTAGAACAGTAGATGGAATGACCTGAAAATTTAAAATCGACACGAGGTTGCATTGCATCAAAACTTCTTAGAACAAGACTTGACAAAAATATCGAAAGATTTGTATCATTGTGTCGTATATGTACATACCTTGGAGTCCCGACTGAATTAAGAGCAGTGATGATGCAAGGAATGTAAATGGCTCCCCATTTGGGGACATCAACTTCCGGGACCAGTATCGAAAATGGCAGGACGACGCAGTAAAAGAAGAAAGTGAACATATGGGCTATGATCTTTCGGACGAAGAAGAAGCTGTATATCACATAGAACTTCTTGTACAGTGATACTTTCTGCACACGAAAATTGTAAAGATTCAGCAAAGTTGTAGTACAGTAACATGAACTTTAAACTGTAAAGTAAAGTTAATATTCTTCCTAAAAAAAACCTTGTTTCGAACGATATCTAGGAACATTTTCCTGAATAAATTGGCAGGTCCGCAAGACCACCGGTGTTGCTGGAATCGGAaggctttaaaagtactaggaaGTTCACTCTTCACCTGTCAAAAAACAGATTTCTTAATCTAATTCATCTGCTGACAATTgactaaataatatatatataaatgtacCTGGAGGTCACCTAAGTATACAAATTTCCAACCCTTGAGACCAGCTCGAATAGCGAGATCCATGTCCTCTACAGTGGTTCTGTCGTTCCACCCTCCGGCCTCGTTGATGGCTGAGATTCTCCATATCCCACCAGTTCCTGGAGATCATGCTACTAAGTGAATTATactgcatgcatggctaatgtTCCAAGACAGAGCAAAGTTAAAATCTTCGACCAATTACAATGGTAGCACGCATAAGATTCATCAATCAACTCGGGTTTAATCATTTTCGCTAGACGATAGACTACACTAGGGAATTGCTGCCCGTCTCATGTGGTCGTGTTTACTTAATTTACTCCGGTACTCCATGATCCTCGAATGTGTCTCTGCTTgctttatatataaattttcaaaGATTTCAGCAATAATTTGTCACACGACAAGCGTCGATTGGCACAGAATTCCATCAGTCACATTGATCGTATCATTTAGCTATTGTTGATTTACCGTTAAAGCCAAAGAAGGCATGAGTGGACGATCCAACTTCTTGTTCAACTTTGAAATGGTAGTCTAGTGACATTTCTTGCATTCTTGTCAGCAAGCATTCATCCGAATTCACTGAACAATCATCATATGtatcaaaacatttattttatttgtcatCAAAAATCACGCTTGCTTAAGAAAATAATCGGAACATGACGATTGAACTACgtacaattttaaaatttttgagttTATCATTTAGCACCTGAAATGTCGATAGGATGCCAAACGCTCGATTATAACGGTCGctatatttctttaaaagttGGAAAATTACCAAAATTTTTAGTACCCAAAAACAAGAATCATATTCCTATCACAATGGGAGTTCACATGCACTAATTTAAAAAGAATAAAGGAAGTTCACGTGAACTTAATTTTTAAAGACAACATATGTTTTAGGGTAACATTGGTAGCCTGAATTTAACAATATTTGATGTACGTTAGGAAAAAGGGGGGCATAATTAAGGTGGTCCAATTCATATATTTCAGATGCCACGTGACTTAACAATTTAAAGTAGGTCGCGAAAGAACAACCTGTAAATTATTACcactttaaaaaatataatttatttcctCGAATGTTAAATCTATCGAAGTTGTCGGTACCAAACACTCTTAAGAGCCAAACGACGTTAAATTGCCAATAATTATGATGATTCCATCAATTATTTTCCGGGTACAGAATTCATTCAGTCTTTTTaattaatcatatatatatgcACAAACCCTTAAAGCATCAATATTCATTGATGAGTAGATATTAAAagccattttttttaaaaaaaatctctaATTATAGAAATGGGGAATAATAATTATTCACGATGAAATCAAGAGTTATTTAAATATAGCATTCCAATTGTTGTATGATTTGCTTTATTATATTGTTTTCAATCTCTAATTTCTTCGAAGAAAAAAAATAACTGATatatcgaaatatactccctcGTTAATTATAGTTAAAGTCAATATTTGGAGACTTACCGAACCTCCAACGGGATTGCACTAGGGCGACATCCGAGTTGTGGATCAAAAACGGAACGGCTCTACGGAGAAAGTCCGGTTCGGGTCGGAAATCGGCATCGAAGATGACGACATAGTCGCATGCCTTGACATAATCGTGTTTCAAACCCTCCTTCAGCGCACCAGCTTTGTAGCCACCCCTAGTTTCTCGAATTTGGTAGACTACGTTAATGCCCTTACTTGCCCACCTTAAACACTCCTTTTCGACCACGTCCTACAACGTTAACGCACGTATTTAGTGACCAAATCAATCCCAACCAATTCATTCacttcttatttttttattaccGATTTGACAATTTATTATTTTGTGATTTagaaaacaaaaaagaaaaaaagggcAATATTTAATAAGTAAATGAAcgtttttttacataaataaaatagACCAAAACGGTTTAAAATAAAGGAAAGGAAGTGTATGAACCAACTTTTcagatataaaaaaatatagtaatATTTAAATGGGGATTATGGTCATAAAATCCCAGTTGGCCATCCTTTGATTCTCATTGCTGCTATAATAAATATACTGAATTGAAAGTGAGAAAATAATGAAAAGAACTTCCACTATTTATGGCAGTTCTGGTGAGTAGTGAACATGGGTCATTATTATATGTAAAAGGGATGAAATTATACACTAATGACTGGGAAAAAATATGGAAATTAAACTTGAGGCAAAAAACAATCTTGACTAGTGCTAATTGCATATTACAAGACAAAGTACATTCACccttgaataattttttttttcaaaaaaaatgtgTTCTTTTGAGAAATTAAAACAGTGTGGATTCTTAATCTAATTTCAAGAAACTCTGATAGCACCAAATGTACCTTAACGACAAGATCAGTAGAATCATCCAGCACTTGTATCACCAGCCTATCAGACGGCCATGAAAGATTACAAGCTGCACCGATGGAGATCTTGTAAACCTGCCAAAACCCACAAAATACGAACAGAAATCAACCAtttttttccaatcatcaatacAAATGGAGCCAGAGAGCGAAAACAGAAAAACAGAGCAAAAACAATGAAAATACAAACCTCCTTTTCATTGAACATAGGGATCTGAACGAGAACCATTGGAAAAGCACCGTTT is drawn from Primulina eburnea isolate SZY01 chromosome 10, ASM2296580v1, whole genome shotgun sequence and contains these coding sequences:
- the LOC140842398 gene encoding glucomannan 4-beta-mannosyltransferase 2-like — its product is MAEVSAQTFIPESFPGYTADVSGQIGLLWELIKAPLIVPLLRICVFICLAMSIMVFMERLYMGVVIILVKLFWKKPEKRYKWEPMKDDLEMGNGAFPMVLVQIPMFNEKEVYKISIGAACNLSWPSDRLVIQVLDDSTDLVVKDVVEKECLRWASKGINVVYQIRETRGGYKAGALKEGLKHDYVKACDYVVIFDADFRPEPDFLRRAVPFLIHNSDVALVQSRWRFVNSDECLLTRMQEMSLDYHFKVEQEVGSSTHAFFGFNGTGGIWRISAINEAGGWNDRTTVEDMDLAIRAGLKGWKFVYLGDLQVKSELPSTFKAFRFQQHRWSCGPANLFRKMFLDIVRNKKVSLYKKFYVIYSFFFVRKIIAHMFTFFFYCVVLPFSILVPEVDVPKWGAIYIPCIITALNSVGTPRSFHLLFYWVLFENVMSFHRTKATFIGLLEAKRVNEWVVTEKLGDALKNKTNTKNVSPKKQLFKFLGDRIQVHELGFAVFLFICGCYDFLYGKNCYFIYLFLQVITFTIAGFGYIGTIVPS